In Pyrus communis chromosome 8, drPyrComm1.1, whole genome shotgun sequence, one genomic interval encodes:
- the LOC137742882 gene encoding uncharacterized protein, translating into MESSPPTNKVQLQRLLGKINFLRRSIANLAGKIQPLTPLLRLKDKEEFEWGPPHHEAFYSIKAYLASLPVLMPPQRGKSLKPYIFASKRLIESLLAQNNEGGEEQAIYYLSRSFTEADKIYLSGETMFSFITNNWAKYGVLIIGLEILMELGTHYYGWLLLGDQAIIEILGDEISVSYIPKQSNTIANKMAQLATRVQIQERRFEIEVKVQKKNLLSIFDRRFSLDVMTEEPKIEDWRSIIIQYLEDPFFPTSKNNRQQAAKYVLWEKNLLRKTPDGLLLKCLGQDESMIVMGEVHEGIYGAHQAETKMRWLLRRYGYFWPEMEKDCKAYA; encoded by the exons ATGGAATCATCTCCCCCCACCAATAAAGTACAACTACAAAGACTGCTGGGAAAAATCAATTTCTTAAGGAGATCCATTGCTAATTTAGCAGGCAAGATTCAGCCGCTAACTCCTCTGCTGAGATTAAAAGACAAAGAAGAGTTTGAGTGGGGCCCACCACACCATGAGGCTTTTTACAGTATAAAGGCTTACTTAGCTTCTCTACCAGTGCTCATGCCACCTCAGAGGGGGAAGTCATTGAAGCCTTATATCTTTGCCTCAAAGAGGTTAATTGAGAGCCTattggcccaaaacaatgaaggaGGAGAGGAACAAGCCATATACTACCTTAGTAGAAGCTTTACTGAGGCAGACAAGATATACCTGAGTGGAGAAACTATGTTTAGCTTT ATTACCAACAATTGGGCAAAATATGGGGTACTGATAATTGGCTTGGAAATTCTGATGGAGTTGGGG ACACATTACTATGGCTGGTTATTACTTGGCGACCAGGCAATTATTGAGATATTGGGTGATGAAATTTCAGTCAGCTATATCCCCAAACAATCAAATACAATAGCCAATAAAATGGCTCAATTGGCTACTAGAGTGCAGATCCAAGAAAGAAGGTTTGAGATAGAAGTAAAAGTGCAAAAGAAAAATCTCCTTTCTATCTTTGATAGAAGATTCAGCTTGGATGTAATGACCGAAGAGCCTAAGATAGAGGATTGGAGGTCAATCATTATTCAATACTTGGAAGATCCTTTTTTTCCCACAAGTAAGAATAACAGGCAACAAGCCGCTAAATATGTGTTGTGGGAAAAGAATTTGCTAAGAAAGACTCCGGATGGGTTGTTACTGAAATGTTTAGGCCAAGATGAGTCTATGATAGTCATGGGCGAAGTGCATGAGGGGATCTATGGAGCACACCAAGCCGAAACCAAGATGAGGTGGCTACTAAGAAGATATGGCTATTTCTGGCCCGAGATGGAGAAAGATTGCAAAGCTTATGCCTGA